Proteins from a genomic interval of Quercus lobata isolate SW786 chromosome 11, ValleyOak3.0 Primary Assembly, whole genome shotgun sequence:
- the LOC115968862 gene encoding hemiasterlin resistant protein 1-like, translating into MARRSAGGRSARAAPRPAATRNPPPKPVSHAPPPAPVQASSGGSMLGGIGSTIAQGMAFGTGSAVAHRAVDAVMGPRTIQHETVASEAAGAPAPTANSLGGSDACNIHSRAFQDCLNSYGNDISKCQFYMDLLSECRKNSGSMLNA; encoded by the exons ATGGCTCGCCGTAGCGCCGGAG GAAGATCTGCTCGTGCAGCCCCTCGTCCTGCAGCAACAAGAAACCCCCCTCCTAAGCCAG TTAGCCATGCTCCTCCTCCAGCTCCTGTTCAGGCCAGCAGTGGTGGATCCATGCTAGGAGGCATTGGTTCAACCATAGCTCAGG GTATGGCCTTTGGTACTGGAAGTGCAGTGGCTCACAGGGCTGTGGATGCAGTGATGGGTCCTCGCACTATTCAACATGAAACTGTGGCCTCTGAGGCTGCTGGTGCCCCAGCTCCCACTGCAAACAGTCTTGGTGGCTCTGATGCATGCAACATTCACTCCAGGGCATTCCAGGAT tGCTTGAACAGTTATGGCAATGACATCAGCAAATGTCAGTTCTACATGGATTTGCTGTCTGAGTGCAGGAAGAACTCTGGTTCTATGTTGAATGCCTAA